From Cucumis melo cultivar AY chromosome 1, USDA_Cmelo_AY_1.0, whole genome shotgun sequence, a single genomic window includes:
- the LOC127143814 gene encoding exopolygalacturonase-like, translated as MMGLALLPFLLLLSLASTIQGQSIFDVTTYGAKPNTDITQALANAWTEACASTTPSTLLIPKGVYQLSQSNLKGPCKSVPIQVQVEGTLQAPIHTKGDGLVLFTYIDQLILSGSGVFDGQGKSGWEKNNCHKNKICTKLPMNLKFSFVTNSIVKDITSLDSKNFHINLLGCKNVTFQHVTINAPDESPNTDGIHISSSEEIYILDSKIATGDDCVSVGDSNKQVTITNVTCEPGHGISIRSLGKYTKEKDVVGVTVKACKIFNTTNGVRIKTWPDSAVAFMASDMHFEDIEMENVSNPIIIDQEYCPWNQCNRKVPSKIKISNVSFKNIRGTSATPVAVKLVCSKSIPCEGVEVIDINLTYSGNRGPIVSECANVMPTITGLQNPQICAKPDTIGAPSTD; from the exons ATGATGGGATTGGCATTACTACCTTTCTTGTTATTATTATCGTTGGCATCTACTATTCAAGGCCAATCCATTTTCGATGTTACTACATATGGTGCCAAACCTAATACAGATATTACTCAG GCCTTAGCAAATGCATGGACCGAAGCATGTGCGTCTACGACTCCTAGTACATTGTTGATTCCAAAAGGAGTTTACCAATTAAGTCAATCTAATCTTAAAGGACCTTGCAAGAGTGTTCCTATTCAAGTTCAGGTGGAAGGAACATTGCAAGCTCCTATCCATACAAAAGGAGACGGGTTGGTTCTTTTTACATACATTGATCAACTAATATTATCGGGATCCGGAGTTTTTGATGGTCAAGGAAAATCAGGTTGGGAAAAGAATAATTGCCACAAAAATAAGATATGTACCAAACTTCCCATG AATTTGAAGTTCAGTTTCGTCACCAATTCAATAGTGAAGGACATAACTTCTTTGGATAGTAAAAATTTCCACATCAATCTTTTGGGTTGCAAGAATGTTACTTTTCAACATGTGACAATCAATGCACCAGATGAGAGTCCCAACACTGATGGAATTCACATAAGTAGCTCAGAAGAGATATACATTCTCGATTCAAAAATTGCAACTGGAGATGATTGTGTGTCTGTTGGAGATAGTAACAAGCAAGTAACTATTACCAATGTGACGTGCGAACCAGGACATGGTATTAGCATACGAAGCTTAGGCAAGTACACCAAGGAAAAAGACGTGGTAGGAGTTACGGTGAAAGCATGCAAAATATTCAATACTACCAATGGTGTCAGAATCAAAACATGGCCAGATTCTGCCGTCGCATTCATGGCCTCTGACATGCATTTTGAAGATATTGAAATGGAAAATGTGAGCAACCCTATCATTATAGATCAAGAATACTGTCCGTGGAATCAATGCAACAGAAAG GTTCCATCTAAGATTAAGATCAGCAATGTGAGCTTCAAAAATATTAGAGGCACTTCTGCTACTCCTGTCGCAGTCAAACTTGTTTGCAGCAAAAGTATACCATGTGAAGGGGTAGAAGTTATTGATATTAACCTCACTTATAGTGGAAATAGAGGACCGATTGTGTCTGAATGTGCAAATGTAATGCCTACCATTACTGGACTGCAAAACCCTCAAATATGTGCTAAGCCTGATACTATTGGTGCTCCATCAACAGACTAA